Proteins from a genomic interval of Desulfofustis limnaeus:
- a CDS encoding ABC transporter substrate-binding protein, with product MSNGFSTIREIFGRRLPWWVGLSLLLVGLVVEQAWAQVLTWDEAVVEARGQTVDWYMWGGSPAVNAYVNGYLARELKARYDITLRQVPVKDIAEVVSKLVVEKQAGKDSGGSVDLMWINGENFRTCIRHNLLYGPFADLLPNQHYVDWSSPTVANDFGTPVEGMESPWGSAQVVMIYDAARIPEPPRSMQALLDWIKANPGRFSYPAPPDFTGSVFIRHIFYHVGGPAEWWQGDYTEAELQAAADATFEVLRDLRPSLWRGGSTYPDSPVRMNTLFADGEIDFSFSYHQGEASRAIHDGLFPETVRTFVFNEGTIANTHFVAIPFNARDKAAAMVVADFLLFPEAQREKAVPEVWGDFPVISRDRLPPEWQQRFADLKRGPATLEDSVLQSHQLPEPPSEILIHLEQGWEMQVLKNR from the coding sequence ATGAGCAACGGATTCTCCACGATACGAGAGATCTTCGGTCGTCGTTTGCCGTGGTGGGTAGGTCTTTCATTGCTGCTGGTGGGCCTGGTGGTTGAACAGGCGTGGGCACAGGTCCTGACTTGGGACGAGGCCGTGGTCGAGGCGCGCGGCCAGACGGTAGATTGGTATATGTGGGGCGGCAGTCCGGCGGTGAACGCGTATGTGAACGGCTATCTGGCAAGGGAGTTGAAGGCGCGGTATGACATCACGTTGCGCCAGGTGCCGGTCAAGGATATCGCCGAGGTGGTCAGCAAGCTGGTGGTGGAAAAGCAGGCCGGCAAGGACAGCGGCGGCAGTGTCGATCTGATGTGGATAAACGGCGAGAATTTCCGTACCTGTATCCGCCATAATCTGCTCTATGGACCGTTTGCCGATCTATTGCCGAACCAGCATTACGTGGACTGGAGCAGCCCGACCGTGGCCAACGATTTCGGGACCCCGGTGGAAGGGATGGAATCGCCCTGGGGCAGCGCCCAGGTGGTTATGATCTATGATGCGGCGCGAATCCCCGAGCCACCTCGATCCATGCAGGCACTGCTCGACTGGATCAAGGCCAATCCGGGTCGGTTCAGCTATCCGGCCCCACCTGATTTCACCGGCTCCGTTTTCATCCGCCATATCTTTTACCACGTGGGCGGCCCTGCGGAGTGGTGGCAGGGTGACTACACCGAGGCTGAGTTGCAAGCTGCCGCCGATGCCACCTTTGAGGTGTTGCGGGATCTGCGACCGTCGTTGTGGCGGGGCGGCAGTACCTATCCCGATTCCCCGGTGCGAATGAATACCCTGTTTGCCGACGGCGAAATCGATTTTTCCTTCTCCTACCACCAGGGAGAGGCCTCCCGTGCCATCCACGACGGATTGTTCCCGGAAACGGTGCGAACCTTTGTGTTCAACGAAGGGACGATTGCCAACACCCATTTTGTCGCTATCCCGTTTAATGCCCGAGACAAGGCGGCGGCGATGGTGGTTGCAGATTTTCTGCTTTTTCCTGAGGCCCAACGGGAGAAAGCCGTTCCAGAGGTGTGGGGTGATTTTCCGGTCATCAGCCGGGACCGATTGCCTCCCGAGTGGCAGCAGCGATTTGCTGATCTAAAGCGGGGCCCGGCTACCCTCGAGGATAGTGTGTTGCAGTCACACCAGTTGCCGGAACCCCCGAGTGAAATCCTGATCCATCTCGAACAGGGATGGGAGATGCAGGTATTGAAGAACCGATGA
- the uvsE gene encoding UV DNA damage repair endonuclease UvsE encodes MNLRLGLCCLFKNEPVTFRTTTATALMKLERAQQHGKLSEICLSNAEQLVRAVQTAHRLTIGAFRIMSPLFPRMTHPDVGYSLDDLPQRDAIAGLLAETNRYARQHDIRLSFHPDQFVVLASPHQDVVANSIRELIYQNFLADLIGADVINIHVGGVYGDKEKALQRFCRVFETLPGNLRSRLTVENDDTSYTVRDLLPMCTTLAIPLVYDVHHHRCNPDGLPVEEATGMAGETWKQSGREQYCHLSSPKNGWSGADPKPHADYIDPNDFPTSWRERTMTIDIEAKAKELAVVQVLEYLTRSTTT; translated from the coding sequence ATGAACCTGCGTCTCGGTCTGTGCTGTCTCTTCAAAAACGAACCGGTAACATTTCGCACCACTACGGCCACAGCACTGATGAAGCTCGAGCGAGCGCAGCAACATGGCAAATTGTCGGAGATCTGCCTCAGCAACGCTGAACAACTGGTGCGAGCCGTACAAACCGCCCATCGCCTCACCATCGGGGCCTTCCGCATCATGTCGCCGCTCTTTCCCCGCATGACCCACCCGGATGTGGGATATTCACTCGACGATCTCCCGCAGCGGGACGCCATTGCCGGCCTCCTCGCCGAAACCAATCGTTACGCCCGCCAGCATGACATCCGCTTGAGCTTTCACCCGGACCAGTTTGTCGTTCTGGCATCTCCACACCAGGACGTCGTGGCCAACTCGATCCGCGAACTGATTTATCAGAATTTTTTGGCCGACTTGATCGGGGCCGACGTGATCAACATTCATGTGGGTGGCGTCTATGGTGACAAGGAGAAAGCTCTACAGCGTTTCTGTCGTGTATTCGAAACACTGCCGGGAAACCTCCGTAGCCGTTTAACAGTGGAAAACGACGACACCAGCTACACGGTACGCGATCTTCTACCGATGTGCACCACCCTCGCCATTCCGCTGGTCTATGATGTCCACCACCATCGCTGCAACCCCGATGGGTTGCCAGTCGAAGAAGCGACCGGGATGGCCGGCGAGACATGGAAACAAAGCGGCCGGGAGCAATATTGCCATCTTTCCTCCCCGAAAAATGGCTGGTCCGGGGCCGACCCCAAACCGCACGCAGACTATATCGACCCGAATGATTTTCCGACCAGCTGGCGGGAACGAACCATGACCATCGACATCGAGGCAAAAGCCAAGGAACTGGCAGTCGTACAAGTGCTTGAGTACCTGACGAGGTCGACCACCACCTGA